One genomic window of Eggerthella timonensis includes the following:
- a CDS encoding amidophosphoribosyltransferase, whose translation MGGFFGAAAHHDVVLDVFFGVDYHSHLGTKCAGMIFHDAEEGCFQREIHSIENTPFRTRFEDDLQGFHGCSGIGCISDTDPQPLLVRSHLGTFGITTVGAINNAEELVEANFASGGRQFMAMSSGKVNTTELVAALINQKDDFVSGIKHAQESIDGSLTLLIITQDGQIIAARDKMGRLPVLIGKSEDGFCISFESFAYHKLGFRDEYELGPGEIVLVNPDEYRTISPAGDKMKICAFLWVYYGYPNSNYEGVNVEVMRYRNGAIMARDEAADGGVPALDYVAGVPDSGVPHAIGYATECKTPFARPFIKYTPTWARSFMPSNQEVRNRVAKMKQIHIPELISDKKLLFVDDSIVRGTQLHETVDFLYKCGAEEVHMRSACPPIMFSCKYLSFSSSRSDMELLARRVVHQLEGDEGAQHLDEYADGSTERGKCLLRSICEQMRFDSLGYQSLDGMLEAIGIDPEKVCTYCWTGKE comes from the coding sequence ATGGGCGGATTTTTTGGGGCGGCGGCGCACCACGACGTGGTGCTGGACGTGTTCTTCGGCGTGGACTACCACTCCCACCTGGGAACGAAATGCGCAGGCATGATCTTCCACGACGCCGAGGAAGGCTGCTTCCAGCGCGAGATCCACTCGATCGAGAACACCCCGTTCCGCACGCGCTTCGAGGACGACCTGCAAGGCTTCCACGGATGCAGCGGCATCGGCTGCATCAGCGACACCGACCCGCAGCCGCTGCTCGTGCGCTCGCACCTGGGCACGTTCGGCATCACCACCGTGGGCGCCATCAACAACGCCGAAGAGCTGGTGGAAGCCAACTTCGCCAGCGGCGGACGGCAGTTCATGGCCATGAGCTCGGGGAAGGTGAACACCACGGAGCTCGTCGCCGCGCTCATCAACCAGAAGGACGATTTCGTCTCGGGCATCAAGCACGCGCAGGAATCCATCGACGGGTCGCTCACGCTGCTCATCATCACCCAGGACGGCCAGATCATCGCCGCGCGCGACAAGATGGGCCGCCTGCCCGTGCTCATCGGCAAGAGCGAGGACGGCTTCTGCATCTCGTTCGAGTCGTTCGCGTACCACAAGCTGGGCTTCCGCGACGAGTACGAGCTGGGCCCCGGCGAGATCGTGCTCGTGAACCCCGACGAGTACCGCACCATCTCCCCCGCCGGCGACAAGATGAAGATCTGCGCGTTCCTGTGGGTGTACTACGGCTACCCGAACTCGAACTACGAGGGCGTGAACGTCGAGGTCATGCGCTACCGCAACGGCGCCATCATGGCACGCGACGAGGCGGCCGACGGCGGCGTACCCGCGCTCGACTACGTGGCCGGCGTGCCCGACTCGGGCGTGCCCCACGCCATCGGCTATGCGACGGAGTGCAAGACCCCCTTCGCCCGCCCGTTCATCAAGTACACCCCCACGTGGGCGCGCTCGTTCATGCCGAGCAACCAAGAGGTGCGCAACCGCGTGGCGAAGATGAAGCAGATACATATCCCCGAGCTGATCAGCGACAAGAAGCTGCTGTTCGTGGACGACTCCATCGTGCGCGGCACGCAGCTGCACGAGACGGTTGACTTCCTGTACAAGTGCGGCGCCGAGGAAGTGCACATGCGCTCGGCCTGCCCGCCCATCATGTTCAGCTGCAAGTACCTGAGCTTCTCCAGCAGCCGCTCCGATATGGAGCTGCTCGCGCGCCGCGTGGTGCACCAGCTGGAAGGCGACGAGGGCGCGCAGCACCTCGACGAGTATGCCGACGGTTCCACCGAGCGCGGGAAGTGCCTGCTGCGCTCCATCTGCGAGCAGATGCGCTTCGACTCGCTGGGCTATCAGTCGCTCGACGGCATGCTGGAAGCCATCGGCATCGACCCCGAGAAGGTGTGCACGTACTGCTGGACCGGCAAAGAGTAA
- a CDS encoding peptide deformylase, translating into MRNELVLQRPSAPATEADLPIAQDLLDTLEAHRHSCVGMAANMIGELKRIIVFDNDGSYLVMLNPEIVSQAGAYPAEEGCLSLAGTRPATRYRTVKVRYQDLGMKPRTGTFTGFAAQIIQHELDHCNGILI; encoded by the coding sequence ATGAGAAACGAGCTGGTCCTGCAACGCCCATCGGCGCCGGCAACCGAAGCCGACCTGCCCATCGCTCAGGATCTGCTCGACACGCTCGAAGCGCACCGCCATTCCTGCGTGGGCATGGCCGCGAACATGATCGGCGAGCTCAAGCGCATCATCGTCTTCGACAACGACGGCTCCTACCTCGTCATGCTGAATCCCGAGATCGTGTCGCAGGCGGGCGCCTACCCCGCCGAAGAGGGCTGCCTGTCGCTTGCGGGCACGCGGCCCGCGACACGCTACCGCACCGTCAAGGTACGCTACCAGGACCTCGGCATGAAGCCGCGCACCGGCACGTTCACGGGCTTCGCCGCCCAGATCATCCAGCACGAGCTCGACCACTGCAACGGCATTTTGATCTGA
- a CDS encoding FAD-binding protein, which produces MSKEMTRRNFLTGAGILAAGTAAAGIIGCAPQSGGSASKNAASGSEGQADAATTSEQPWQNPPAPIPDDKVSEEVDCEVLVLGLGSAGVPATVYAAASGANVVALNASSTPEGEGAYIGAYNSPHDAEHGIEYDAAGLRASYAYWGQGSNNGDVTGTIWDRSGNAVEWFAEYCKDVWAYECGPDNTIDEGIHKRSTATHMVYVFPDPDEKQEQYRVYNGFPKFLKAACDKAESKGARIFYSTPAQQLIREGDGTGRVTGAYGLKEDGTYVKVNASKGVLLATGDFHQNDAMLQDWLPCMTGDLFSRNPYGTAQGDGQKMAWWIGAGKDTGPFDIGLCWPHDFEFVENSPSRWGSKPWLRLNIAGERYTNETLGTHEWYSTSPMCLADVKQPGHTGYQICDSKYPAILDNDESEIAIFEDCVERKVIHSADTLEELADKVGFTNKERFLESVARYNGVCAGGSDIDFGVPAEYLANTSVTEPPFYCMHRVVYKQWTDGGVNTNRYGQVLDDEREPIEGLYAAGNIRSGLCSTHYLWKSFGSNKLNAVTSGMLSVKHMLGTWDEEFAL; this is translated from the coding sequence ATGAGTAAAGAAATGACGCGTCGAAACTTCCTTACGGGAGCGGGCATACTGGCTGCGGGCACGGCAGCAGCCGGCATCATCGGCTGCGCGCCTCAATCGGGAGGCTCCGCATCGAAAAACGCAGCGAGCGGCAGCGAAGGACAAGCCGATGCCGCCACCACGTCAGAACAGCCTTGGCAGAACCCGCCTGCGCCCATCCCGGACGACAAAGTCTCGGAAGAGGTCGACTGCGAGGTGCTGGTTCTCGGTTTGGGATCGGCAGGCGTGCCGGCAACGGTATACGCAGCAGCATCCGGCGCGAACGTCGTGGCCTTGAATGCGAGCTCGACGCCGGAAGGCGAAGGCGCCTACATCGGGGCCTACAATTCTCCCCACGACGCCGAGCACGGAATCGAATACGATGCTGCAGGACTGCGCGCCTCGTACGCTTACTGGGGCCAAGGTTCCAACAACGGCGACGTGACGGGCACCATTTGGGATCGCTCCGGCAATGCCGTCGAGTGGTTCGCGGAGTACTGCAAGGACGTTTGGGCATACGAATGCGGGCCGGACAACACCATCGACGAAGGCATCCATAAGCGCAGCACGGCAACCCATATGGTGTACGTCTTCCCCGATCCCGACGAAAAGCAGGAACAGTATCGCGTGTACAACGGGTTTCCCAAGTTCCTCAAAGCAGCCTGCGACAAGGCGGAGAGCAAGGGGGCGCGCATCTTCTACTCGACGCCCGCCCAGCAGCTTATTCGCGAAGGAGACGGCACCGGCCGCGTGACAGGGGCTTACGGCTTGAAGGAAGACGGCACGTACGTGAAAGTGAACGCCTCGAAGGGCGTGCTTCTCGCCACGGGAGACTTTCATCAAAACGATGCCATGTTGCAAGACTGGCTGCCCTGCATGACCGGCGACCTGTTCTCACGCAATCCCTACGGCACGGCGCAAGGCGACGGGCAGAAGATGGCGTGGTGGATCGGAGCCGGCAAGGACACGGGGCCGTTCGACATCGGCCTGTGCTGGCCTCATGACTTCGAATTCGTCGAGAATTCTCCGTCACGTTGGGGATCGAAGCCTTGGCTTCGCTTGAATATCGCCGGCGAGCGCTACACCAACGAGACGCTGGGTACGCACGAATGGTACTCCACCAGCCCCATGTGCCTCGCCGACGTCAAGCAGCCCGGACACACCGGATATCAGATTTGCGACAGCAAGTATCCCGCGATCCTCGATAACGACGAGAGTGAAATCGCCATCTTCGAGGACTGCGTCGAGCGCAAGGTCATCCACTCGGCCGACACCCTCGAGGAGCTCGCCGACAAGGTAGGCTTCACGAACAAGGAGCGATTCCTTGAATCCGTCGCACGATACAATGGAGTGTGCGCCGGTGGAAGCGATATCGACTTCGGCGTTCCCGCAGAGTACCTCGCAAACACATCCGTTACGGAGCCCCCGTTCTACTGCATGCATCGCGTAGTGTACAAGCAGTGGACCGACGGCGGCGTTAACACGAACCGCTACGGACAGGTGCTCGACGACGAGCGCGAGCCCATCGAGGGATTGTATGCAGCGGGCAATATCCGTTCGGGACTTTGCAGCACGCACTACCTTTGGAAGTCGTTCGGAAGCAACAAGCTCAACGCGGTCACGAGCGGCATGCTGAGCGTGAAGCACATGTTGGGCACATGGGACGAGGAATTCGCCCTTTAA
- a CDS encoding translation initiation factor 2: MSSAALATPPRQTHGAHERTTAPVEIRVIPGGLLREEPLPHHAKAGLTHGMRGAGFGLSARERLCAAAFGTLFALAALIVAIY, from the coding sequence ATGAGCAGCGCAGCCCTCGCAACCCCGCCCCGCCAGACGCACGGAGCCCACGAACGCACGACCGCCCCCGTCGAGATCCGCGTCATCCCCGGCGGCCTGCTACGCGAAGAGCCACTCCCGCATCATGCGAAGGCTGGCCTGACCCACGGCATGCGCGGCGCCGGCTTCGGCCTCTCCGCCCGCGAGCGCCTCTGCGCCGCCGCGTTCGGCACCCTGTTCGCCCTCGCGGCGCTGATCGTGGCGATCTACTGA
- a CDS encoding diaminopimelate dehydrogenase, with translation MTKTRVGIFGYGNLGRGVELACRQNDDLELVALFTRRDPSTVKPATEGVAVYAADDLAAHADDVDVLVLCGGSANDLPEQTPACASLFNVVDSFDTHANIPAHFAQVDAAAQAGGKVAVISAGWDPGMFSLARLYASSVLPDGRDYTFWGRGVSQGHSDAIRRVEGVADARQYTVPVPEALEAVRNGENPQLTTRQKHTRECFVVAEEGADLAAIERMIVEMPNYFADYDTTVTFISQEELDRDHAGIPHGGSVIRSGVTGERGEHTHVVEYSLKLDSNPEFTGSVLAACARAAHRLSAEGVVGCKTLFDIAPAYLSAKSDEDLRAEML, from the coding sequence ATGACGAAAACACGCGTCGGCATATTCGGATACGGCAACCTCGGGCGCGGCGTCGAGCTGGCCTGCAGGCAGAACGACGACTTGGAGCTGGTGGCGCTGTTCACGCGCCGCGACCCGTCAACGGTGAAGCCCGCCACCGAGGGCGTGGCGGTGTACGCCGCCGACGATCTGGCGGCGCATGCGGACGACGTCGACGTGCTCGTCCTGTGCGGCGGCAGCGCGAACGACCTGCCGGAGCAGACGCCGGCGTGCGCGAGCCTGTTCAACGTCGTGGACTCGTTCGACACGCACGCGAACATCCCCGCCCATTTCGCGCAGGTGGACGCCGCCGCGCAGGCGGGCGGCAAGGTGGCCGTCATCTCGGCGGGCTGGGATCCGGGCATGTTCTCGCTCGCGCGCCTGTACGCCTCCAGCGTGCTGCCCGACGGGCGCGACTACACGTTCTGGGGCCGCGGCGTCTCGCAGGGGCACAGCGACGCCATCCGCCGCGTCGAGGGCGTGGCCGACGCGCGCCAGTACACGGTGCCCGTTCCGGAAGCGCTCGAGGCCGTGCGCAACGGCGAGAACCCGCAGCTGACCACGCGTCAGAAGCACACGCGCGAGTGCTTCGTCGTGGCCGAGGAGGGTGCTGATCTGGCCGCCATAGAGCGGATGATCGTCGAGATGCCGAACTACTTCGCCGACTACGACACCACGGTTACCTTCATCTCGCAGGAGGAGCTCGACCGCGACCACGCCGGCATCCCGCACGGCGGCTCGGTGATCCGCTCGGGCGTGACCGGCGAGAGGGGCGAGCACACCCACGTGGTGGAGTACTCGCTCAAGCTGGACTCGAACCCCGAGTTCACCGGCAGCGTGCTGGCGGCCTGCGCCCGCGCCGCGCATCGTCTGAGCGCCGAGGGCGTCGTCGGCTGCAAGACGCTGTTCGACATCGCGCCGGCCTACCTCTCCGCGAAGAGCGACGAGGATCTGCGCGCCGAAATGCTGTAA
- a CDS encoding Fic family protein, with product MRFERVEQILSDGQVGFGCRRRWALQDQLVSHDGTDHCGTFQDDVALSFDAACLVFRCSLGIVYVNLTDKEARIVDVIAFMHDNRAYFEDFITRSTYHSNAIEGSTLSYAETYAILWNDNSLQVTATARELYEAINHKYALDIALKDVSVPLSERLIKDVACAINKNINEIGGYRTVSVLIRGAEHIPPKPNQINQLMMQLVYERNHDDDADPYLREARFHIRFERIHPFEDGNGRTGRILVNRGLLEAGFAPVVIPFERRAAYLSMLADGDAEGLADMFRALSRDEEERIATFAEAAQ from the coding sequence GTGCGCTTCGAGCGTGTCGAGCAGATCCTGAGCGATGGGCAGGTCGGCTTCGGTTGCCGGCGCCGATGGGCGTTGCAGGACCAGCTCGTTTCTCATGATGGGACGGATCATTGCGGGACCTTTCAGGATGACGTGGCTCTGTCGTTTGATGCGGCGTGCCTCGTTTTTCGGTGCTCTCTTGGTATAGTGTACGTGAACTTGACGGACAAGGAGGCGCGCATCGTGGACGTGATCGCATTCATGCATGACAATCGGGCGTACTTCGAGGACTTCATCACCAGAAGCACCTATCACTCGAACGCAATCGAAGGCAGCACGCTTTCGTACGCCGAAACCTATGCGATCCTCTGGAACGACAACTCGTTGCAGGTGACCGCTACCGCACGGGAGTTGTACGAGGCCATCAACCATAAATATGCGCTGGACATCGCTTTGAAAGACGTGTCGGTTCCTTTGAGCGAACGCCTCATCAAAGACGTCGCGTGCGCCATCAACAAGAATATCAACGAGATCGGCGGCTATCGCACAGTCTCCGTGCTCATCCGGGGCGCAGAGCATATCCCTCCGAAACCGAACCAGATCAATCAGCTCATGATGCAGCTCGTGTACGAACGCAATCACGACGACGATGCCGATCCGTATCTGCGCGAGGCGCGTTTCCATATCCGCTTCGAGCGCATCCACCCTTTCGAGGACGGCAACGGTCGCACGGGAAGGATACTGGTGAACCGCGGGCTTTTGGAGGCGGGCTTCGCTCCCGTCGTGATTCCCTTCGAGCGCCGTGCCGCGTATCTCTCGATGCTCGCCGACGGTGACGCGGAAGGGCTCGCCGATATGTTCCGAGCGCTCTCCCGCGACGAGGAAGAGCGCATCGCGACATTCGCCGAAGCTGCTCAGTAG
- the fdhF gene encoding formate dehydrogenase subunit alpha has protein sequence MPSITIDGTTLDVAEGATILDAAQQAGIRIPTLCFLRERSAVASCRVCVVDVEGLDQPVPSCATPVQDGMAVRTSSPRIEAYRRVALELIIADHGLDSTNYCFSCDKNGACELQAVCREYGVLESPFEAARKREPVLDSNPFLSYDPNLCIRCQRCVGVCNDAAHNHTLRAGKRGTRTLIEAPFGEGWRATDCESCGNCAQACPTGALTEKRRAAYRSWETERVRTTCPHCGVGCQLDLRVLDGAIVDAEAAPGPSNRGLLCVKGRSASFDFVDSPDRIRTPLVKNRETGEFEPVTWDEALDLVTRRFTELIDAHGGESLAAFACSRSTNEDIYLFQKMARTALQTNNVDCCARVUHAPTVAGLATMLGSGAMTNSIQDVTREAEVIMLVGSNPEEAHPVIGMQIRAAVERGCRLIVVDPRDIGLAAHADIHLKLRPGTNVAFANGIVNYLIQHELYDEDFVRERTEGFEILAATVRDYTPELVEDICGIDRRDLVAAAKMYATANAAAIVYCLGVTEHSTGTDGVMALSNIAMISGNLGKPGGGVNPLRGQNNVQGACDMGAGPDDLPGYQKVADPEVVRRFEKAWGAALPRTRGLKATECFPAMVEGGIKGLFLFGEDPVRTDPDTHHVIRALESLEFFVVDDLFMTETAKHADVILPGRSYAEKEGTFTNTERRVQRVRKAVDIAGDTKLDTDIFIEVMNRMGYEQPRLTAAEVMGEIAEVTPTYGGMSHARLDGDEVAGRGLQWPCPSAEHPGTPILHMGEFAQGLGAFSTPDYQPSAELPDEEYPLVMMTGRILYQYNACAMTGRTDGVNEIADSSFIELNARDAEALGIADGDPVRVSSRRGTIASTAHVSEKTNPGETWMPFHFQDGNSNWLTIAALDRVSKAPEYKVCAVRVEKA, from the coding sequence ATGCCTAGCATCACGATAGACGGAACCACCCTCGACGTCGCCGAGGGCGCAACCATCCTCGATGCCGCGCAGCAGGCAGGCATCCGCATCCCCACGCTGTGCTTCCTGCGCGAGCGCAGCGCCGTCGCGTCGTGCCGCGTGTGCGTCGTGGACGTGGAGGGGCTCGACCAGCCGGTGCCCTCGTGCGCCACGCCCGTGCAGGACGGCATGGCGGTGCGCACGAGCTCGCCGCGCATCGAGGCGTACCGAAGGGTCGCGCTCGAGCTCATCATCGCCGATCACGGGCTGGATTCCACGAACTACTGCTTCTCGTGCGACAAGAACGGCGCCTGCGAGCTGCAGGCCGTCTGCCGCGAGTACGGGGTGCTCGAATCGCCCTTCGAGGCGGCGCGGAAGCGCGAGCCGGTGCTCGATTCGAACCCCTTCCTCTCCTACGACCCCAACCTGTGCATCCGCTGCCAGCGCTGCGTGGGCGTGTGCAACGACGCCGCGCACAACCACACGCTGCGCGCGGGCAAGCGCGGGACGCGCACGCTCATCGAGGCTCCGTTCGGCGAGGGCTGGCGCGCCACCGACTGCGAGTCGTGCGGAAACTGCGCGCAGGCGTGCCCGACGGGCGCGCTCACCGAGAAGCGCCGCGCGGCCTACCGTTCGTGGGAAACCGAGCGCGTGCGCACCACGTGCCCGCACTGCGGCGTGGGCTGCCAGCTCGACCTCCGGGTGTTGGACGGCGCCATCGTGGACGCCGAGGCCGCACCGGGACCCTCGAACCGCGGGCTTCTGTGCGTGAAGGGGCGTTCGGCCAGCTTCGACTTCGTCGATTCGCCCGACCGCATCCGCACGCCGCTCGTCAAGAACCGCGAGACGGGCGAGTTCGAGCCCGTCACCTGGGACGAGGCGCTCGACCTCGTGACCCGGCGCTTCACGGAGCTCATCGACGCCCACGGCGGCGAGTCACTGGCGGCGTTCGCCTGCTCGCGCTCGACGAACGAGGACATCTACCTGTTCCAGAAGATGGCGCGAACCGCCCTCCAAACGAACAACGTGGACTGTTGCGCGCGTGTTTGACACGCCCCCACGGTCGCCGGTCTGGCGACCATGCTCGGTTCCGGCGCGATGACGAACTCCATCCAGGACGTCACGCGCGAGGCGGAGGTCATCATGCTCGTGGGGTCGAACCCCGAGGAGGCGCACCCCGTCATCGGCATGCAGATCCGCGCGGCGGTCGAGCGCGGCTGCCGCCTCATCGTGGTCGATCCCCGCGACATCGGCCTGGCGGCTCATGCCGACATCCATCTGAAACTGCGGCCGGGAACGAACGTCGCGTTCGCGAACGGCATCGTGAACTACCTGATCCAGCACGAGCTGTACGACGAGGACTTCGTGCGCGAGCGCACCGAGGGCTTCGAGATACTCGCGGCCACCGTACGCGACTACACGCCGGAGCTGGTGGAGGACATCTGCGGCATCGACCGGCGCGACCTTGTGGCCGCGGCCAAGATGTACGCGACGGCCAACGCCGCCGCCATCGTGTACTGCCTCGGCGTGACGGAGCACTCGACGGGCACCGACGGAGTCATGGCGCTGTCCAACATCGCGATGATCTCCGGCAACTTGGGGAAGCCCGGCGGCGGGGTGAACCCGCTGCGCGGCCAGAACAACGTGCAGGGCGCCTGCGACATGGGCGCGGGTCCCGACGATTTGCCCGGGTACCAGAAGGTGGCCGACCCCGAGGTGGTGCGTCGCTTCGAGAAGGCATGGGGCGCGGCGCTGCCCCGCACGCGCGGCCTCAAGGCCACCGAGTGCTTCCCGGCCATGGTGGAAGGCGGCATCAAGGGCCTGTTCCTGTTCGGCGAGGATCCCGTGCGCACCGATCCCGACACGCACCACGTGATCCGCGCGCTCGAGTCGCTCGAGTTCTTCGTGGTGGACGATCTGTTCATGACCGAGACGGCGAAGCACGCCGACGTCATCCTGCCCGGTCGCAGCTATGCCGAGAAGGAGGGCACGTTCACGAACACCGAGCGGCGCGTGCAGCGCGTGCGCAAGGCCGTGGACATTGCGGGCGACACGAAGTTGGACACTGACATCTTCATCGAGGTCATGAACCGCATGGGCTACGAGCAGCCGCGTTTGACGGCGGCCGAGGTGATGGGCGAGATCGCGGAGGTCACGCCCACGTACGGCGGCATGAGCCACGCGCGCCTCGACGGCGACGAGGTGGCCGGTCGCGGCCTGCAGTGGCCCTGCCCGAGCGCGGAGCATCCCGGCACGCCCATCCTGCACATGGGGGAGTTCGCCCAAGGTCTCGGCGCGTTCTCGACACCCGACTACCAGCCTTCGGCCGAGCTGCCGGACGAGGAGTACCCGCTGGTCATGATGACGGGCCGTATCCTGTACCAGTACAACGCCTGCGCCATGACCGGGCGCACCGACGGCGTGAACGAGATCGCGGACAGCTCGTTCATAGAGCTCAACGCGCGCGACGCCGAAGCGCTCGGTATCGCCGACGGCGACCCCGTGCGCGTCTCGTCGCGCCGCGGCACCATCGCGTCCACCGCCCACGTGTCCGAGAAGACGAACCCCGGCGAGACGTGGATGCCCTTCCATTTCCAAGACGGCAACAGCAACTGGCTCACTATTGCTGCGCTGGACCGCGTGTCGAAGGCTCCCGAGTACAAGGTGTGCGCGGTAAGGGTGGAGAAGGCGTAA
- a CDS encoding helix-turn-helix transcriptional regulator: MTGVIVRGAARNMVLIVGKACALSVLMMSLSDHMSSIAGMPYVDPASFALCAAIALAMMLLVRPMKKRLVRIGFSMATLVLMLVWCGLVVALWGDGPLEADASSVILLGYATVGRITTLLMNAQWNVHISLSKVSESARISSASIMLAVLVFICSYFLEGLFALFLLVAASLASCILNIVMEVSVSSNDDSGYSYANVRELDDFASVSDEAAKRTRILFFGSRILYGILLGAVVGLSLYAQPVHVHEVPIALFCVAALTLGIVGSGFFFLDGRSSSYVIAVLPLALVLLVSTCFFSRDIAQMTRVFVVMTEVVWITQNILQLPSYRKMTKLDPTSFAFVEYAFQIIPFYLVAWLFTSYGDALHMMLAAGESLAIVELFGLACLVVVASIAIVRHIVRYHPAPRNDEESFGSEALMADTAAIAAMADEYGLTPREREVCGFLAMGYSRPYIAKMLYISPDTAKTHTKHIYAKMSVDSQDALIGLIRGDGRRQR, encoded by the coding sequence ATGACTGGGGTTATAGTTCGCGGCGCTGCTCGAAACATGGTGCTTATTGTGGGAAAGGCGTGCGCTCTCAGCGTGCTCATGATGTCCCTGTCGGATCATATGAGCTCCATTGCGGGGATGCCCTATGTCGATCCTGCCTCGTTCGCTCTGTGCGCCGCCATCGCCCTTGCGATGATGCTTCTTGTCCGGCCGATGAAGAAGCGTCTCGTTCGAATAGGATTCTCGATGGCCACGCTCGTGCTCATGCTCGTCTGGTGCGGCTTGGTTGTTGCGCTTTGGGGGGATGGGCCGTTGGAGGCCGATGCGTCCAGCGTGATCCTCCTTGGCTATGCGACCGTCGGCAGGATAACCACGTTGCTCATGAACGCACAGTGGAACGTGCATATCTCGCTCAGCAAGGTCTCCGAATCCGCTCGCATTTCCTCCGCGTCGATCATGTTGGCCGTGCTCGTATTCATCTGCTCGTACTTTCTTGAGGGTTTGTTCGCGCTGTTCCTGCTCGTTGCGGCGAGTCTGGCGTCGTGCATTCTGAACATCGTCATGGAGGTATCGGTGTCTTCGAACGATGATTCGGGCTACTCGTACGCGAATGTGCGCGAACTTGACGATTTCGCATCCGTTTCCGACGAGGCCGCCAAGAGGACGCGCATTCTGTTCTTCGGATCGCGCATTCTGTACGGGATACTGCTGGGCGCAGTGGTCGGCTTGTCCCTGTACGCGCAGCCGGTGCATGTCCATGAGGTTCCCATCGCATTGTTCTGCGTGGCGGCCTTGACGCTTGGCATCGTCGGCTCGGGCTTCTTCTTCCTCGACGGCAGGTCTTCGTCGTACGTTATCGCGGTGCTTCCCCTCGCTTTGGTGCTGCTGGTGTCGACGTGCTTCTTCTCGCGGGATATCGCGCAGATGACCCGGGTGTTCGTCGTTATGACCGAGGTGGTTTGGATCACCCAGAACATTCTCCAGCTGCCTTCGTACCGAAAGATGACGAAACTCGACCCCACCTCGTTCGCCTTCGTCGAATACGCTTTTCAGATCATCCCCTTCTACCTCGTGGCTTGGTTGTTCACGTCGTACGGCGACGCGCTTCACATGATGCTGGCGGCGGGGGAGTCGCTTGCGATCGTCGAGCTGTTTGGGCTTGCATGCCTGGTCGTTGTGGCGAGTATCGCCATAGTAAGGCATATCGTGCGTTATCATCCCGCACCGCGCAACGACGAGGAATCCTTCGGCTCGGAAGCTCTGATGGCGGATACGGCGGCCATCGCGGCAATGGCGGACGAATACGGGCTCACCCCTCGCGAACGGGAGGTGTGCGGCTTTTTGGCCATGGGCTACAGCCGTCCCTATATTGCGAAGATGCTGTACATATCGCCCGATACCGCGAAGACGCACACCAAACATATCTACGCGAAGATGAGCGTCGACTCGCAGGATGCGCTCATCGGACTCATTCGCGGTGATGGCAGGCGGCAAAGATAG